A window of Brachybacterium fresconis contains these coding sequences:
- a CDS encoding acyltransferase family protein: MTAVGESTSAAPAAKKSGFRPDVQGLRAIAVLFVVLYHSGVTWLSGGFVGVDVFFVISGFLITTHLLESLERDGRISFGSFYAKRARRILPASLLVGIATVLAAWIWMPPLLMNEVAKGAVAVALYVPNMLFAVEGTNYLAETSPSVFQHYWSLGVEEQFYLFWPAILAVGFWLCRRSERRLLVVSAVLVAVSFALCVALMSVSQPWVFFSLPTRAWELGAGALVAFLLRSGARWPRAAGTGALSWVGLALLAVVGLVYTEQTPFPGYTAALPVLATVLLIIGGAAPGRGSANRILGLRPFQFVGAISYSLYLVHWPLQVIPQVAVGEDNPLPLWLRLALGAVAIPLAWLLFRFVERPVIAWPTLRKRSRLWTGAAALATSAALIATAGGSYYLTSARGETATNQTAGEETQLQKDPAGTGFVPENLTPPLEEAEADNPSIYASDCHRPQDSTDSSGCRVGENEDAPLVFLFGDSHAASWYPALAELAEQGKIRLDTNTKSSCPSVDVPLVLEGVTYTECDTWRQGVIDRINEEQPDLVLLANYGAERPELEGGGDFATRWQQGMESTIDAIEGPGGDGSGSGSDEAGADGSGAGADGSGDGSSDGAADGSSSDGPVVDVLADVPDQGETSAVCLSKNLEDTAQCAVPRGEAFDPAVTEAEQSAAETTGARYVDLTAYLCNESMCPPIIGNVLVYRDGHHLTTHFSRLMAEPLWEEIEASLG; encoded by the coding sequence GTGACTGCCGTCGGTGAGAGCACCTCTGCCGCCCCTGCGGCCAAGAAGTCCGGTTTCCGCCCGGACGTGCAGGGACTGCGCGCGATCGCGGTCCTGTTCGTCGTGCTCTACCACTCCGGGGTGACCTGGCTCTCCGGCGGGTTCGTCGGCGTCGACGTCTTCTTCGTCATCTCCGGATTCCTCATCACCACCCACCTGCTCGAATCGCTCGAGCGCGACGGCCGGATCTCCTTCGGCAGCTTCTACGCCAAGCGCGCCCGACGCATCCTGCCGGCCTCCCTGCTGGTGGGCATCGCGACCGTGCTGGCCGCCTGGATCTGGATGCCGCCGCTGCTGATGAACGAGGTCGCCAAGGGTGCGGTGGCCGTGGCGCTGTACGTGCCGAACATGCTGTTCGCCGTCGAGGGCACCAACTATCTGGCCGAGACCAGCCCGTCGGTGTTCCAGCACTACTGGTCCCTCGGCGTCGAGGAGCAGTTCTACCTGTTCTGGCCGGCGATCCTCGCGGTCGGCTTCTGGCTGTGCCGGCGCAGCGAGCGCCGTCTGCTGGTCGTGTCGGCCGTTCTGGTGGCGGTCTCCTTCGCGCTGTGCGTGGCGCTGATGAGCGTCTCCCAGCCCTGGGTGTTCTTCTCCCTGCCGACGCGGGCCTGGGAGCTGGGGGCCGGCGCGCTGGTGGCGTTCCTGCTGCGCTCCGGCGCCCGGTGGCCGCGGGCGGCGGGGACCGGGGCGCTGTCCTGGGTGGGGCTGGCGCTGCTGGCCGTGGTGGGCCTGGTGTACACCGAGCAGACCCCGTTCCCCGGCTACACCGCCGCGCTGCCGGTGCTGGCCACGGTGCTGCTGATCATCGGCGGCGCCGCGCCCGGGCGAGGCAGCGCGAACCGGATCCTCGGGCTGCGGCCCTTCCAGTTCGTCGGGGCGATCTCCTATTCGCTGTACCTGGTGCACTGGCCGCTGCAGGTGATCCCGCAGGTCGCCGTCGGCGAGGACAACCCGCTGCCGCTGTGGCTGCGTCTGGCTCTCGGAGCGGTGGCGATCCCGCTGGCCTGGCTGCTGTTCCGCTTCGTCGAGCGGCCCGTCATCGCCTGGCCCACGTTGCGCAAGCGGTCCCGGCTGTGGACCGGCGCGGCGGCGCTGGCCACCTCCGCGGCGCTGATCGCGACCGCCGGCGGCAGCTACTACCTGACCTCGGCACGGGGCGAGACGGCCACGAATCAGACGGCGGGGGAGGAGACGCAGCTGCAGAAGGACCCGGCCGGAACCGGCTTCGTCCCGGAGAACCTCACCCCGCCTCTGGAGGAGGCCGAGGCGGACAACCCCTCCATCTACGCCAGCGACTGCCACCGCCCGCAGGACAGCACCGACTCCAGCGGCTGTCGGGTGGGGGAGAACGAGGACGCCCCGCTGGTGTTCCTGTTCGGCGACTCCCACGCGGCCAGCTGGTACCCGGCGCTCGCCGAGCTCGCCGAGCAGGGCAAGATCCGCCTGGACACCAACACCAAGAGCTCCTGCCCCAGCGTCGACGTGCCGCTGGTGCTCGAGGGCGTGACGTACACCGAGTGCGACACCTGGCGTCAGGGCGTGATCGACCGGATCAACGAGGAGCAGCCCGACCTGGTGCTGCTGGCGAACTACGGCGCCGAACGCCCCGAGCTCGAGGGCGGGGGTGACTTCGCGACGCGCTGGCAGCAGGGGATGGAGTCCACGATCGACGCGATCGAAGGGCCCGGCGGTGACGGCTCGGGCTCGGGCTCCGACGAGGCGGGGGCCGACGGTTCAGGGGCGGGGGCCGACGGTTCAGGAGACGGGTCGAGCGATGGGGCGGCCGACGGGTCATCGTCCGACGGGCCCGTGGTCGACGTGCTCGCCGACGTCCCCGACCAGGGCGAGACCTCCGCCGTGTGCCTGTCGAAGAACCTCGAGGACACCGCCCAGTGCGCCGTCCCCCGCGGGGAGGCCTTCGATCCTGCCGTGACCGAGGCGGAACAGTCCGCGGCCGAGACGACCGGGGCACGGTACGTGGACCTGACCGCGTACCTCTGCAACGAGTCGATGTGTCCGCCGATCATCGGCAACGTCCTGGTCTACCGCGACGGCCACCACCTCACCACTCACTTCAGCCGCCTCATGGCCGAGCCATTGTGGGAGGAGATCGAAGCCTCGCTGGGATGA
- a CDS encoding aspartate-semialdehyde dehydrogenase encodes MTSSTPSSTPSGSTSSSSGTAGATPGADAFDVTTTPGYTPDGPVIALVGATGQVGQVMLALLADRAVPHAGVRAFASARSAGRTVPYAGQSLLVEDAETADITSEGSTIDIAIFSAGGSTSKALSPRFADAGATVVDNSSAFRRDDQVPLVVSEVNPQAIDAPPRGIIANPNCTTMAAMPTLKPLHDAAGLARLKVATYQAVSGSGVAGVAELAGQVRAGADEVEKLALDGSSVDLGEPSTYVKPIAFNVLAMAGSIVEDGSNETDEEQKLRHESRKILDLPQLPVAGTCVRVPVMTGHAVAIHAEFDQPITPEQARELLEAADGVTVVDLPTPLDAAGRDGTFVGRIRQDQSVPDGKGLVLFAVADNLRKGAALNAIQIAELIAAR; translated from the coding sequence ATGACCAGCAGCACCCCCAGCAGCACTCCCAGCGGCAGCACCTCCAGCAGCAGCGGCACCGCCGGTGCCACCCCCGGCGCGGACGCCTTCGACGTCACCACCACTCCCGGGTACACGCCCGACGGTCCGGTCATCGCCCTGGTGGGCGCGACCGGCCAGGTCGGCCAGGTCATGCTCGCCCTGCTCGCGGACCGCGCCGTGCCCCACGCCGGGGTGCGCGCCTTCGCGTCGGCCCGCAGCGCCGGCAGGACCGTGCCGTACGCCGGCCAGTCCCTGCTGGTCGAGGATGCCGAGACCGCGGACATCACCTCCGAGGGCAGCACGATCGACATCGCGATCTTCTCCGCCGGCGGCTCCACCTCGAAGGCGCTGTCCCCGCGGTTCGCCGACGCCGGCGCGACCGTCGTGGACAACTCCTCCGCCTTCCGCCGCGACGACCAGGTGCCGCTGGTCGTCTCGGAGGTGAACCCGCAGGCGATCGACGCCCCGCCGCGCGGGATCATCGCCAACCCCAACTGCACCACCATGGCCGCGATGCCGACGCTGAAGCCGCTGCACGACGCGGCCGGTCTGGCGCGGCTGAAGGTCGCCACCTACCAGGCCGTCTCCGGCTCCGGCGTCGCCGGGGTCGCGGAGCTGGCCGGCCAGGTGCGGGCGGGCGCCGACGAGGTGGAGAAGCTGGCGCTGGACGGGTCCTCGGTCGACCTCGGCGAGCCGTCCACCTACGTCAAGCCGATCGCGTTCAACGTGCTGGCCATGGCCGGAAGCATCGTCGAGGACGGGTCGAACGAGACCGACGAGGAGCAGAAGCTCCGCCACGAGTCCCGCAAGATCCTCGACCTGCCTCAGCTGCCGGTGGCGGGCACCTGCGTGCGGGTGCCGGTGATGACCGGCCACGCGGTCGCGATCCACGCCGAGTTCGACCAGCCGATCACCCCCGAGCAGGCGCGTGAGCTGCTGGAAGCGGCCGACGGGGTCACCGTCGTGGACCTGCCGACCCCGCTGGATGCGGCCGGCAGGGACGGCACCTTCGTCGGCCGGATCCGACAGGATCAGTCGGTTCCGGACGGAAAGGGTCTTGTGCTGTTCGCGGTAGCGGATAATCTTCGCAAGGGCGCCGCCCTGAACGCCATCCAGATCGCCGAACTGATTGCCGCGAGGTAA
- a CDS encoding PRC-barrel domain-containing protein: protein MTETSGGETPAEHPEGDGFAVSAGATPQLGAEDARTSGSGAVSSDADEATGPGDGITDGEAEEGSSDAGRLARRARLQALAGVTVLGSDGAQVGRVRDIYVHDATGELAGITVVRRQLSSRSVLIPTAAIAVLPAPHTEPEEPDGRRRADAQIAAARRGGDSAGPDGADGSDSPDGSDASDGRATARRTSDRQHRRAAVDRDADPAHPQALWLFVDAASARAGLRPPDTLHASPQTLREAARAVGLEETSGDGGPRVTADGGPGVIAAGTAGPEEAAAG from the coding sequence GTGACCGAGACGTCGGGGGGCGAGACCCCCGCTGAGCATCCCGAGGGGGACGGCTTCGCCGTCTCTGCGGGCGCGACGCCGCAGCTCGGGGCCGAGGACGCCCGCACTTCCGGCTCAGGGGCCGTGAGCTCCGACGCCGACGAGGCAACCGGCCCGGGCGACGGCATCACGGACGGGGAGGCCGAAGAGGGATCGTCCGACGCAGGCCGCCTGGCCCGTCGCGCACGTCTCCAGGCCCTCGCCGGCGTGACCGTGCTGGGCAGCGACGGTGCACAGGTGGGGCGGGTGCGGGACATCTACGTGCACGACGCCACCGGCGAGCTCGCCGGGATCACCGTCGTGCGCCGTCAGCTCAGCTCCCGCAGCGTGCTGATCCCCACCGCGGCGATCGCCGTGCTGCCTGCGCCGCATACGGAGCCGGAGGAACCCGACGGCCGCCGCCGAGCCGATGCCCAGATCGCGGCCGCGCGCCGCGGGGGTGACAGCGCGGGACCCGACGGGGCCGACGGCTCCGACAGCCCTGACGGCTCCGACGCCTCCGACGGTCGAGCCACCGCGCGTCGGACGTCCGATCGGCAGCATCGGCGGGCCGCCGTCGACCGCGATGCCGATCCCGCCCACCCGCAGGCGCTGTGGCTCTTCGTGGACGCCGCGTCCGCCCGGGCCGGCCTGCGCCCGCCGGACACCCTCCACGCCTCCCCGCAGACGCTGCGGGAGGCCGCCCGTGCCGTGGGCCTCGAGGAGACCTCCGGCGACGGCGGCCCCCGGGTGACCGCTGACGGCGGCCCCGGGGTGATCGCAGCCGGAACCGCCGGTCCGGAGGAGGCCGCCGCCGGATGA
- a CDS encoding TetR/AcrR family transcriptional regulator: MSADPLTNVLRTLDTIAAAESEVGDDLPPVVGAPAEGAAVPSPAPAADPAAPGVPTGAVDSDEPRTVVAPETAAPESTGPGQARREAILDGASALFAERGYHGASLRDISRRVGISHPGMLHHFASKDALLGAVIDRLEAHAQGLLDSVESLQGSPATLLAALSGPWNPTQHSMALLATLSAEIVNPSHPGRYRIARLRLVHEHVLDEVLTGLADKGMLVPGADPAFVARTLFSLLLSLTVREHSVRELQQNGSGDPTRDVRDFVHLCVID, encoded by the coding sequence ATGAGCGCGGACCCCCTGACCAACGTGCTGCGCACGCTGGATACGATCGCGGCCGCCGAGTCGGAGGTCGGCGACGACCTCCCGCCCGTCGTCGGCGCTCCCGCGGAGGGGGCCGCCGTGCCCTCGCCCGCCCCGGCGGCGGATCCGGCGGCTCCCGGCGTCCCGACCGGCGCGGTGGACTCCGACGAGCCGCGCACCGTGGTCGCCCCCGAGACGGCGGCTCCGGAGTCCACGGGCCCGGGCCAGGCGCGGCGCGAGGCCATCCTCGACGGTGCCTCGGCGCTGTTCGCCGAGCGGGGCTACCACGGGGCGAGCCTGCGGGACATCTCGCGCCGGGTCGGCATCTCCCACCCGGGGATGCTGCACCACTTCGCCTCGAAGGACGCCCTGCTCGGCGCGGTCATCGACCGGCTCGAGGCGCACGCGCAGGGGTTGCTGGACTCGGTCGAGTCGCTGCAGGGGTCCCCCGCGACCCTGCTGGCCGCCCTGTCCGGGCCGTGGAATCCCACTCAGCACTCGATGGCTCTGCTGGCGACCCTGTCCGCCGAGATCGTGAACCCGTCCCATCCGGGCCGCTACCGCATCGCGCGGCTGCGCCTCGTCCACGAGCACGTGCTCGACGAGGTCCTCACGGGCCTCGCGGACAAGGGGATGCTGGTCCCGGGGGCGGATCCCGCGTTCGTCGCCCGCACCCTGTTCTCCCTGCTGCTGAGCCTGACGGTGCGCGAGCATTCGGTGCGCGAGCTGCAGCAGAACGGCTCCGGTGACCCCACCCGCGATGTGCGAGACTTCGTGCACCTGTGCGTGATCGACTGA
- a CDS encoding glycosyltransferase family 4 protein, which yields MRILLLTHYYAPEFGAPQRRWSALIERFEAAGHRVTVATPVPHYPGGRPTRAQLRTHPVGAVERGRHGETVLRTAYLPHRADITSRTADHLVSALDALRRLRRRFSRPGTRPDVVVATAPAIPTLLVGRTLAALWGVPLVVEMRDAWPDLVTHVGPVGALPAEAVHAPQPGALRRSLRWAVALAKGQVHAQVTSWQSGAQAVVTTTDRFADVLEERGVSPVEVVRNGTDLAKVTPQRDHLESDHTALRCLYLGNMGRSQGLDIVVRAAAQLHEEGVPVQVKMIGHGIEAPALAALAEELDAPVEVLPRIPHREVGAHYRWADTVVVSLRDWAPFQWTVPSKLYEMLATGRHITALLDGEAADVVRAADAGDVLPPGDVDALTALWRELAADRDRAGVRASGRAWVGEHADDDVLARRYLEILIGVAALD from the coding sequence ATGAGGATCCTGCTGCTGACCCATTACTACGCCCCGGAGTTCGGGGCGCCGCAGCGGCGCTGGTCGGCGCTGATCGAGCGCTTCGAAGCCGCAGGTCACCGCGTGACCGTCGCGACGCCCGTGCCGCACTATCCCGGCGGACGCCCCACCCGCGCGCAGCTGCGCACGCACCCTGTCGGCGCCGTCGAGCGCGGACGCCACGGGGAGACCGTGCTGCGCACCGCCTACCTCCCGCACCGCGCGGACATCACCTCCCGCACCGCCGATCACCTGGTCTCGGCGCTGGACGCCCTGCGTCGGCTGCGGCGGCGCTTCAGCCGTCCCGGCACCCGACCCGACGTCGTCGTCGCCACCGCACCCGCGATTCCCACGCTCCTGGTGGGTCGCACGCTCGCGGCCCTGTGGGGCGTCCCGCTGGTCGTGGAGATGCGTGATGCCTGGCCCGATCTGGTCACGCACGTCGGCCCCGTCGGCGCCCTGCCCGCCGAGGCGGTGCACGCCCCGCAGCCCGGAGCGCTGCGCCGCAGCCTGCGCTGGGCGGTGGCGCTGGCGAAGGGGCAGGTGCATGCGCAGGTCACCAGCTGGCAGAGCGGCGCGCAGGCCGTCGTCACCACCACCGACCGCTTCGCCGACGTGCTCGAGGAGCGCGGGGTGTCCCCGGTCGAGGTGGTCCGCAACGGCACCGACCTGGCGAAGGTCACCCCGCAGCGCGATCACCTCGAGAGCGACCACACCGCCCTGCGCTGCCTGTACCTGGGCAATATGGGGCGCTCGCAGGGCCTGGACATCGTCGTGCGGGCGGCGGCGCAGCTGCACGAGGAGGGGGTCCCCGTGCAGGTCAAAATGATCGGCCACGGGATCGAGGCCCCTGCCCTGGCGGCGCTGGCCGAAGAGCTCGACGCCCCCGTCGAGGTGCTGCCGCGCATCCCGCATCGCGAGGTCGGCGCCCACTACCGCTGGGCGGACACCGTCGTGGTCTCGCTGCGGGACTGGGCGCCGTTCCAGTGGACCGTCCCCTCCAAGCTGTACGAGATGCTCGCCACCGGCCGTCACATCACGGCGCTGCTGGACGGGGAGGCGGCCGACGTGGTCCGCGCCGCGGACGCCGGCGATGTGCTGCCCCCGGGCGACGTCGACGCGCTGACGGCACTGTGGCGCGAGCTGGCCGCCGACCGCGACCGGGCCGGGGTGCGCGCCAGCGGCCGCGCCTGGGTCGGCGAGCATGCCGACGACGACGTCCTGGCCCGCCGCTACCTGGAGATCCTGATAGGTGTGGCCGCCCTGGATTGA